AGTCTCTCTGATTCACCAAGATTACCGAGGGCTCCACCAAAACCCACGCAACTACAGCTTGTTATGCGACTACCACTTTGGGGATACGGTCAGACGCCCTACGACTACCACCATTAAGGAATTTTAAGCGTATGAGGTAGATGTTGTAGAAGGCTTTCAACTGATTGAATAAATCTTTCGTTGCTGCGTGACTCGGCTTGTTTAAGTTTTGGCCTCATGTTAACCCCAAACGGCGATTCTTCGCATGGCACACCCCTCCCTGCCTTCTCGTTGATAGAGTTGCTCGCTGCGATATCGGTGATAGCCATTATTGCGGCAATTTTGGTCCCGATTATCAATAGCGTTCAGCGTCGTTCTTATGTCACTCAGTCAGTCAACAATCTCCGCCAACTCCAACTCGCAAACCTAACCTACGCGAGCGATCATGGTGGCGAGTATGTGCCACTCTCGACAGTAAATGACAACGGATCCATTTCAGGACAATGGATGTACAATCGCGATTTTGGGGCCTATCTGAATTGCCCGAAGCCCGGCTACACGGACAAGACTTGGCTTCCTGTCGCGATTTCGGGCTTTCCCGCGACCCCGATTCCCGATTATCCGGGAATTCGTACGATAGGATATAATGGGAGCGATTTTGACGGCAAAGATCTGAAATCCTTCCGTACTTCGGAAATCAACTATCCAGAACGTTTGATCGCATTCGCCGAGGCAATTGACTGGCAAGTCAAGTATGGATCGAGGCATCGCTGGACAGCAGAATCTGATGAAGGAAAGAAAACCTATGGTGCGATTGCCTATCGCAATGGCGGAAACTGTATCGCCGTCATGTATAGTGGAGTCGTTACCCAATTTTCAGAGGTAGAAGCTGATGATCTCTTTCTTTGGTTCAATCAACCCCAATAAAGCAAAATACCATGAATAAAATAATCCATGCATTCACACTGGCTATTCTGCCGATAGTATCAGTCAACGCGGCTACCGTATTCAATTACGGACCATCAACTGAGTATGTAACGAATGATGCCGGTTATTCAAGAAATGTTAACAGTTCTGGAAGCGGTACTAGCGGCGACCCCTATGTCTATGAAAAGCCGTTTAGCGATACTAGCGAATTGAGTCCGGCATCCTCATATACGGGACCACAATTCTTCGGCGGATATGTCCTGACGAGTACGGATATTGCCACTGGGTACAACCGTCAACAAGTGCGCACAACGACAGGGAATCCTACGCTGGATCGAATGGTGCTGCAGTTTGACAACATAGATTATACCGGAACCACACTTTCGTTTGCTGGCGTTTACATCTTCAAGCAGGATCAGTTCAACCCTGGCTATACTTCAGGGGCTGTATCCATTGATGGTTTCTACAGTATTGATTCCCAATGCTTTTCCGGGCTTAACTGCGATGCGCGATGGGTTGTTGAGATAGATGATGTATATTATGTTAACAATTCAGTTTTCTCACTGAACGGAACTCGAGAATTGACTGGAGAAAATCTGCAGAATGCGCTGTGGGCAGTCTATGATCCTGCGACTAGTCTGAATTTTGACCAATCAAGCGCGGTGTTCTCGTCGCTTGCTCTCGATAATGTCGCAGCCGTTGGTCTTTATTTTGAAAAAGATTCATTTACGGTTACTGGTACTCAGGCTCCGACATTGATGATTGGTAATATTCAGGTCACCGGAACCATCCCGGAATCATCTTCATCGGCAATCCTCATGGGGTTATTCGTTATGATCGCAGTTTTCTACAGAATGAAGCGCAGGTAATGCACGTCACTTGATCGAGTAGGCTACGCTTTTGACTATTTAAAAATAATTCTGCGTTTCGATAATTTACTTATGCGACTTGGTTTTACTAACCAAGTCGCATGGTTTGTGCATGATTAATTACAACGCATACATGCTTAATAAGTTCACGTGAACCATACAAAATCATCTATCGAATGCAATGATGTCTTTGCCCAAATCGGGGCGCATCAGGCTGAGAGCAAAATCGCTCTTATCGAGCCAAGCCCCGCACCTTTGCCTGACTGCGTACTCCCGATAAGCGCGAGTGTACCGACGTGTACGCCGGTCGAACCAGTCGATGATAGTTGTTTTCGACGTGAGTTGGAGGCACTGAAGAAGCAATTCCAGCCATTTACTCAACAGCAAGGTGCTGCTCAGGTGTCGCTTCGCCAGCGAGTCGAAATCAAGCAGGCGCGACGGCGATCACAGGATGGTGATTGGGAGTCCATAAGTATACCGCATTATGGAGGTCCCATGGGACGGGCCCTGTTCATCTATGAGATGCAGGCAGAACTGTCTGCTGCCATGTTTAAAGCAGGGCGCGTATTTTTGTGTTTCCGGGGCGTGGATTACATAGCGGAGGTATACGTAAACAATTCTTTTGTTGGAACCCATGAAGGTTTCTTTGACGCCTTTGAATACGATGTCACGGACAAGGTCCACCCCGGCCAAAATGATCTGCGTGTGATTGTGCGTAACGATGCGATCATGGGGGGCAACAATTCCTGGGGAATGCCGATTGACGGAGATAAGATCTATGCTGCCACCGGGCCGGGATGGGATGAGCCTGGCCTTGGCTGGCATCACTGCCCTCCGGGGATGGGCATCTGGCAGCCTGTATATATTGAGTCGCGTGCGCCCCTGCATTTCGGTGACTCGTGGGTACAGCCTAACCTAAGCAACGGTACTGCCAAGCTCCATGTTCTGCTCGAAAATGCGGGAAATGAGAATACTCCTTTCCGCCTCGAAGGTGAGATGATGGGGTGGAACTTTAAAGAGTATTCTCGCCCGTTAGCAATGGCCACACCGGCACCGGCTGGGCCAGGAACAAACTGGTACAGTCTTGAGATCCCAATGCCGGATTGCCGCACGTGGTCACCGGAAACACCTTGGCTCTACGAGTGTCGCCTTCGTCTTTTTTTCGAGGATGGGCATGAACTCGACAGACAGGCTGTCCGCTTCGGAATGCGCAGTTTTGTCATCGATGAAGCCCCACCTGTTGCCGGACGTATCTTCTTGAATGACAAAGAAATTCGGCTGCGCGGTGCCAACACGATGGGGCACGAGCAGCAGTGCGTGCTGCATGATGACATGGATCAGCTCTACGAAGATATTCTTATCGCTAAGCATTGTGGTTTGAACTTTCTCCGCCTGACCCAGCGCCCCGTGCAGAAAGAAATCTATGAGGCATGCGACGAACTCGGCATGATGGTTCAATCCGATTTGCCGGTATTTACCTATATTCGGCGTAGCAAGGTATCCGAATCTCTCCGTCAAAGTGCAGCCATGGAGCGGCTTGTTCGCACGCATCCTTGCTGCGTGCTTGTTAGTTTCATTAATGAGCCGTTTCCGCTCTCATGGGGTGACCGTCGGCACCGAAGTTTGGACCGTCGAGAGCTAGAGCTGTTTCTGGAGGCTGCATCCCTGGCTGTACGCCTAGAGAATCCGGATCGACAAATCAAACCGATCGACGGCGACTACGACCCTCCTGGGCCTGGTATACCGGATAATCATTGTTATACTACTTGGTATTGCGGACATGAGATTGATCTCGGTCGTTTGCACAAGGGCTATTGGAGGCCTGTCAAACCGGGCTGGCAATATGCCTGTGGCGAGTTTGGCGCTGAAGGGTTGGATTTTCCCGATTTAATGAACCGCCGCTATCCTGATAGCTGGTTACCCCGCAATGAGGACGACAAACGTGCATGGACGCCGAACCGCGTCGCGCGGGCCCAAACCGGGAGAATGCACTCGCTCTGGATGGACCCACAAGAATCACTCGAAGCATGGGTCGAGGCCAGCCAAGCTCATCAGAGTTGGGCTGTGCGTTTCATGACGAGGGCATTTCGTCGGGACTCACGAATGGTTTCATTCGCCATCCATCTACTGATAGATGCGTTTCCGGCAGGCTGGATGAAAACGCTACTTGATTGCGAACGCCGTCCTAAGCCAGCCTACTTTGCCTTCCGTGAGGCACTTGCGCCTTACCTGGCCGACATTCGAATAGACCGATGGGGTTGGTGGAGTGGCGAAGATTTTCATGCTGAGCTATGGGTATGCAATGACAAGTTTCAGCCTTTGGAGGCGGCTCGTATTCGCTACGGCCTGCAAATCGATGGGGTCACCACCGCTGGAGGACAATCCGACGCATGGGCGTCTGAAGGGCAATCGCACTGTCTGGGCATTTTTTGCGTTAAACTGCCTGATGCCCGCGTGCGAAAAGATGCGTGTATCTGGTTAGAGCTTATTTCCTCGGACGGAAAGTTGCTCAGTCGCACCGAAGAGAAAATTACGATTTTTCCTCTGTTGAATGAGCCTGTCTTAACCATATCGGGGACGGGGACTAACGTGGATAGTTTGGTTGATGATTTGGGGGCGACTTGGGTGCCACAGGAGGACACGAATGTCTGGATACATGAAAATCCAGATGATGTTACGTCTGATATTTTATCTAGGGTCGAGCAAGGTGGTACTCTGGTACTGCTCAACTTGCCGGAGGGAGATTACGAGATTGTAGGTGAAAGCTTT
This genomic interval from Ruficoccus sp. ZRK36 contains the following:
- a CDS encoding prepilin-type N-terminal cleavage/methylation domain-containing protein gives rise to the protein MLTPNGDSSHGTPLPAFSLIELLAAISVIAIIAAILVPIINSVQRRSYVTQSVNNLRQLQLANLTYASDHGGEYVPLSTVNDNGSISGQWMYNRDFGAYLNCPKPGYTDKTWLPVAISGFPATPIPDYPGIRTIGYNGSDFDGKDLKSFRTSEINYPERLIAFAEAIDWQVKYGSRHRWTAESDEGKKTYGAIAYRNGGNCIAVMYSGVVTQFSEVEADDLFLWFNQPQ
- a CDS encoding sugar-binding domain-containing protein, with the protein product MNHTKSSIECNDVFAQIGAHQAESKIALIEPSPAPLPDCVLPISASVPTCTPVEPVDDSCFRRELEALKKQFQPFTQQQGAAQVSLRQRVEIKQARRRSQDGDWESISIPHYGGPMGRALFIYEMQAELSAAMFKAGRVFLCFRGVDYIAEVYVNNSFVGTHEGFFDAFEYDVTDKVHPGQNDLRVIVRNDAIMGGNNSWGMPIDGDKIYAATGPGWDEPGLGWHHCPPGMGIWQPVYIESRAPLHFGDSWVQPNLSNGTAKLHVLLENAGNENTPFRLEGEMMGWNFKEYSRPLAMATPAPAGPGTNWYSLEIPMPDCRTWSPETPWLYECRLRLFFEDGHELDRQAVRFGMRSFVIDEAPPVAGRIFLNDKEIRLRGANTMGHEQQCVLHDDMDQLYEDILIAKHCGLNFLRLTQRPVQKEIYEACDELGMMVQSDLPVFTYIRRSKVSESLRQSAAMERLVRTHPCCVLVSFINEPFPLSWGDRRHRSLDRRELELFLEAASLAVRLENPDRQIKPIDGDYDPPGPGIPDNHCYTTWYCGHEIDLGRLHKGYWRPVKPGWQYACGEFGAEGLDFPDLMNRRYPDSWLPRNEDDKRAWTPNRVARAQTGRMHSLWMDPQESLEAWVEASQAHQSWAVRFMTRAFRRDSRMVSFAIHLLIDAFPAGWMKTLLDCERRPKPAYFAFREALAPYLADIRIDRWGWWSGEDFHAELWVCNDKFQPLEAARIRYGLQIDGVTTAGGQSDAWASEGQSHCLGIFCVKLPDARVRKDACIWLELISSDGKLLSRTEEKITIFPLLNEPVLTISGTGTNVDSLVDDLGATWVPQEDTNVWIHENPDDVTSDILSRVEQGGTLVLLNLPEGDYEIVGESFCIEKAGYAPRHFVSRATGHPLVAGFEARDFSLWHDSSLDMISPLAETLMLAEGWEAVLKTDQCDWGRKPEPAFICAEKRYGKGCIRVCQLRLKGSLVTNPVARLFAMRLIGNSDSIAHA